Within the Eleginops maclovinus isolate JMC-PN-2008 ecotype Puerto Natales chromosome 13, JC_Emac_rtc_rv5, whole genome shotgun sequence genome, the region GGATGTCTGCTTGGAGTCAAACAGAGACATGACCACCTTGGTTGGCAACCCAAGCGGGTTATGGTTGTTGGGGCTGACAGTCCATACGGCATATGCTGAAGTCTTCAGGTCAGTCTGAGGAACATGAAGAGGTTTCCTCTTCATCAAGAAACACCATGTGAAAGTCGTGGCAGTTTTCAGGCTTGGAAAAGACAGGCGATGACTATCttttgtgttaaccacagacacAGATGTGGTCAGTTTCACCTGACCACCGTGGAAGCTGGAAGGCCTTATAAGAGATTTAGAAGGAGTCCATCTTTGTTCCTCAGCTTTCTCTTGGAGCTTCAGAGTGTTATAAGCTGGGATGGAGGTTCCCTGGCCACCAGTCGTAGGATTCAGGGCAGGACCAGCCTCCTCATGAATAACAGCCGTTGTGTCTTTATTCAGTCCAACACTGTCAGGCGACATAGGCTTAACATCATCAGTAGCCTGTGAGTCTTTCTCCCCATCTGTGTTATCCTGCGGCAGAGGTGGGGCCTCAGTCTCAATGGGACTGTCCACCGGTTCAGTTGTGCAAACCTGCCTAACAAGTGTTAGCTTCCTCTGGCGGGTAACCTCCGACATCTTAGAATTAAGATAATTGACTGACCTGCCGTCAGTTAGGCAGGCCACACCATGCTCATCCTTAGCTCGTTTTTGGTGCTTTTCCATGTAGATGTCCAAGCTATTGGCTGGTGACAGCATTCGTTTACTGGAGGCAGTGGGTTCCTGCTGTGGGCATAGAGTCACTGATGCCAGTTTCTGTGTGCAATGTAAGGACCCAAGAGAAGGTGCTCGTTCTCCAGCATTTTTATGAGTGCTTAGTATTTGAGTTTTAGAGGCATCCTTCTTTGCAGTTGTTACAGCACGAGTATCATTCTCTACACTGTGAGTTGATGAGAGGCAATTCTTATTGGACAAAGAGGGAGGATGATACATCTGCTCATGAGTTATCAGGATCTGTGGCAATGGTATAGCACAAGCATGGGTCTGATCAAATGAGGCCCTGTGCTGTTCAACTGACAAAACAACAGTCTGTGTCTTAATCTCAGAGGCTTGTTGAGTGGGTTGACCaatgtatacattttggagtACATCTGATGATTTTGTAATGCTCAAAATTGGATTGGCAATGGGTATTGTTAAAACTGGCAAGGCTGTTCCCTGTGTACTGGAGAATGGAAATGTCTGGCTTGCTCTCAGAGATGGACACTGCAATTGGTATTTGGGCACAAAACTTTTCTTCTCTTCAGAGTCGGGTGGTTTGTTTGGGACATTTTCCCGACAGATTAAGATCTGGCTCAACGGTTGTTGTAATTTATGGCATACTTGAACTCTTGATGTTTGGTGCCAAGGGTGTGGAAGGCCATGAACTTGAGGCTGCTGATTTGGGCTACCCAAATGAATACTTTGCACCACTTGCTCATTCTTTTGCAAAGGTGCTTCCCGAGGATGCAAGATAAAAGGCTGAGCCATGATGCGCCTATTGGCTATGTGAATCTGCTGGGGTCTATTCTGAGTTAAAGAGCTAACATTTGTAATAGGAGGTTTATCTAGAGGTATGACAGCTTTTCGAACAGGTTGCTGACTTTCAGGGCCAATCTTTAAAGACATTTGGCGAACTAATGGCCCCCGTCTTCTTTCAATAAGTGGCACCTGGGTAACCTGGGAGACTTGTCCACTTTTAGGCTGGCCAGCAGGTGAAAGAGATCTGCTAGGAGATACATTGCCACAGTCGAAGGACTTGCTACGGTAGTCACAGGAAATCTCCACAGAGGGTTGAGTACAAGTAATTTGTTCAGATGCGGCACGCCTCATTCCAGGCACACCAAGGGTGTTGAAGGCTGTTGGCAAACATTGGGAAGGCTCTGTAATTTTGCTGACACACTCCCCTCTAGAAGGGCTCTCTGACCTAGATGGCTCATCTCTTTCAAAAGAAGCAGAGATGCTCGAACAACGAGAAAGACTACTGTCCCTGCTGAGGCTTCGCGAGAGGCTGGACTCAAAACTGGATTCACCTGAGGAGTGCTCCATTTGAGCTAGACgaatccttttcttttttggcGGGAGTTTCTCTGCTGGTACTTTAGACAAGCTCTCACTTCTCTGAGGCCAACTGAACTGATCCTGAGGCTTATCTGCTGGCTCAGTAGTCTGCGTGTCATGATCTCTGTCAGGTTCCTCTGTGACCAGAATCTCAGGAACTTGGATGTTATTTTGCCGAACCAGACGAGACTGATGGACAGGAGCAGAGTTTTCACCAACTGCTTCTACTGCAGCATCAGTGCATTGTTCCTTCATTTGTTTGCCATAGTCAACACTCTTGGAATGAGACATTTTGTCATGGTAGCCATCAGATGATACATTTGCTGTTGAATCGGTTTTGTGCTTGTTGAGGGGATCCTTCTCAATATCAACAGGAGAGGCCCTGTCAATAGATTCAGTCTCAAATGAATTTGGTCGGCTTAGAGAGTTGGTGTGTCTAATGACAGAAGTACCACTGCCCTGTCTGTGCAACTCTCCTTTAGTAGAAGTGATGATTTGGGTCTCTCGAATAGGTGACAGTCTAGAATCTGAAGCGTTAATACCTCTTGCTATGAGCTGAATCTGATGTAGCTTTGACTGGTTATTTTTTGGCTGTATGTCTATTACAGCATGCTGAGAAAACGTTTGACTTGTCAGGGCTGATGGTAGCTCAAAACTAACAGAACAAGGTGGATTGGTGTCAGTAGGAGATTGATCATCCTCATCTCCTacacttttcattttccttctcttcctAATGGATGTCTGTTGATCAAGCATCCCTGAGCCACTAGTTGATCTGGGGACTATGGGCTGCATTATGTTACCATGAAAAACATCTTGATCAGCTTCTTTAACTGGGATTGGCTTGTTTTTTGGACCGTGAAGCTCAGAGCAGTAGAATTTCTTGTGAGTTTCAAAATTCTCTAACTTTCTGTACCGATTACGACATGTTTCACACTCATACATTGTGCCTTTATTTTGCTGAggctttctgtttctgtcttgaCTGTGCTCGAAAGATCTGCTTCTTTGCATCAGCTCTATGGAACTACTTTGACCATGATAGCCCTCATCCATGGAGCGAACAGTAGGGAGGCCATGCCCCTCACTTGTGGAAAAGTCCTCCACTGCTGCTTGTCTGACTAAGGTGCGAGAATGTATTGCTTGATTTGGGGTTGATGGGGCTGAtgaaaatacatcatcactaTACGAACTAATTTTGTCATCAAAAGACTGACAAATTCTcagagggtgggggaggggggcaaCGTTAAGAGGAAGAGCTGAGTGTCCTGGTGTAGTAGGCATTGAATTACTTCTTGTTATTGGTAAACAATCCATTGGTGGGTATTGAGAaggtacagagaggagaaataCTGGCTTTGATTTATCTGTGGGAGTGAAGGGAGACTTGGGAATATCTGAGCTGGAACTTGACCTTCTTCCCATTGGTTTGAGATCAAACTGAAAAGAGTCTTTAAATATGTAAGATTTAGGAGAGTCTATGCTACCTCTCCTTGATAGAGATGTCCTCCTTGGCTTTACACTGTCCAGTTGCTTGTTGTCAACTACTGCCTCATTATCAGATATCAATTTTGAAATGCGTTCTTCCAGAGAGAGTGCCCTGACTTCTAACGGTGGACGCATCTGTCCTTCTGTGGCATGTGGCTTTTGGTCACTTGCTAAATGCATTACTGTTGCAACCACAGGAGGGACATTGGGAAGCGTATTCTTCGCAATGTCAATGTCCACCGGAGGACTTATCTTAACAAATGGGCTGGGTGGACTCATTGCCTGGTCAGCACTTTCAGAACGTGAGAAGTAGCCAGAATCGGTACTTCCCAAACTGCGAGGGCTTAGTAGACATTTTATCTGCTGCTGTTGGGAAAACTCTGTTGCTTGTTGCCTCTGAAGTTGAGCATGTCCACCTAACAGGGGAGACTTGCACTGATGGTCTTCATCTTCACTCACAATATCCAGCGAAAGATTTGTACCGTCCACCTCTTTAAGAGATGACAGGACTGTGATGCTTGATCTCATGTTGGCTGTCTGGAACTCTCGTTGCCGTTGTGAGGCTGCTTGCTCAGGTGCTGCACATGTAACTCTTGGGCTATCTGCCCTCAGAGGGGAGACATTAACTGGGTATACAACAACTTTTGGAAGTGGAGCTGTTACTTTGGGCTCATGGTCCCTCTGACTGGAAGTTGGTTTAATTGACTCAAACAAAGCTGATGAGTCCTCTTCCCCGTGGCTTGCTTGGGTTGTACCTGCACTCTGTAAACTATTTTCGGACAAAGCTGCCACACTGCTCTGTGACGAGTCAGGGTCCAGGTCTGCAGTGCTACCATCCTCATCACTGTCCCCACTGTCTTCCGCCTCCGAATGTGTCCCTAGGGCTTTGTCAGATTCTTGAGAGAGCGAGCCACCTCCAGATTCAGAGCGTGCAATCAGACCCAGTTTTATAGCATGAGCGTGTGATTTCTTGTGCTTGTACAGGTTGCTCTTAGTTTTGAAAGAAAAGCCACAAGTAACACACGGGTATGGCCTTTCTCCTGTGTGAGACCTGATGTGTTTGAGCAGCACGCTGGGTTTTGCACATGCCCGACTACAGtattcacacacatactttcCGGGCTTCTTAGGCTTCTGGTCCTTGGAAACCTGGTCAGCACCAAAGTTCATTACAGTGGTCATCTGGATTTGGTTGCTGCCAGGTGTAACTGGGACCTGAATGGTGCTGGGAACTGTTGCTGAAAGGGACTGGCACGTGTGGACAACTGGAGGCTGGCTTTGTGGCAATGCATTACAGCCTGAGGGAACAGGTGCATGGGTAATAGTGGATGGTCCAGTATTAAAGCTCATGTGCAAGCTGGGCTTTTCTGGATTTGAAGCAACAGGCATAAAATGTGGTGTAGTAAGTGGAGAGGACTGCATTGGAGTACCCTGTGTAGATGTCTGCACATTTCCCTGTATTTGTGCTGCAATGCCAATAAAGTTGCCTTGCTTGTCAATATAATAGGTCTGCATATGGGAAGGTTGGCTCTGGACAGCAACGTTAACAGCTGGCATTGTTGTTAAATCACCACTATATTGGGAATTAAGGATAGAAGCTGATTTTTCAATGGCTGTGACTTGCAAAGAGCTTTTCCTCTCAGCCAGTGTACTAAAGTCAGGCTCCATGGCCTGAAGAAGAACATCAAGCGAAGCACTGCTGTGGTAAGGATCTCCTTCAAAGCTGGGGTTTCTGCTGGTGCTGTCTTTGGATTGAGACACTTTAATCAACGAGCTCCCTTCACCATCAACAAGCTCAAGTGATGAAGGCCTAGATGATGTTTCTTCCAGCTTTAGCCTTTCAATGTCGGTGGAAGATGACCCCTTGTGAAGGGATGCTGCAACTGGTTGGGCATATTGTGGGTCTTTGTTCCCACCTGGCAATGCTGAAGGATTATGGGAAGGACTGTTAGAGGAAGAGCAACAAGAAGAAGGCTTAGTTTCCTTGGACGATGCTCCGTGGAGTGCAGTTTCAGGTGTTTTTAACTGCAGTGGCTTCTTCACCGGAGATTTGGGAATTTTTTCTAGCCGATTTTCTGCCACAACCTTTTTCCTCTTCAGGCCTTTTATATTATCTGCATTTCTCCGACTGCTTTCAGATATCCCTGTGGAAGAAAGAGACACAGTTGGTATAACATCATCTTTCTACAAACTGTTCCCAACAATTAACCATAAGGGCAGAATAAGCTCAAAATCCTCTCAgtgataatgaataataatccCTGTGTGGAGTTGTTGAAATGTCCTTATTATCTTCTGAAACTAATAGCACTTAATTAAATACTAGAGAGTGTAGACAATtctaacatattttattttacatggggatcgacatttttttttacattgaatttaaaatgaatgtcttttttCAATGTAGTCAAGCAGTTGAGAACAGACAGCACAGCACTTACCAAAGCAATAGCATGTCATTTTTTGATTAGTTAATTATATAACCCTCATCTATAATCagtcatattttaattatatctttataacattttttaaaaacatatgttTAAATCTCGGACATTGATAAGCATCAACTGTTCAATTACCAAGTCTAATGACTCTTATTGTCAAGTTTTAGTCACAGTTTTCTAGTGCTATTTCAATAACAgcaagttttatttttatacacgAGCTCCTAATTCGTGTGAAACTTGACTATGTAAAGAACACTTAAAGATAAAAAGCATAACCTTCTCATGgaatttctgaaaatgtttctgtaaaGTTGAACACCTTTAATCCTTATTTTGTATTGATATAATTAACTTCTTTTGTTGAAATTGGATCACAATGTATTTCATAATTAAGACACATCAtccttactttttatttattttcggTGTGACTAATAGCAAAGACGCCCACGCTTCATTACATAACATTGTTGACGTATGGAGGCTCCTTTGATCAGAAAATGCAAGTGCTTTCAAAACTGCATTCCAATTATAAAAGgagcaatgtttttttaaaagggcgCACCCATACCATGTTGTCCCATTAGTTGGGTTGGCCTAGCATACATATTCAGGCATGTGTTTTTAAGGACATGTTGCATACGGTTTTAACAGTGCCCTGTCACAGTTTCCTGGCTTGTGTAGGTATTTCCCAAGATGAGGTCAGGGTTCTTCCAAGGTCTCTAGTATAATTAGATTGAGTAACGCCTCGTCTTTACGCAAGTTAATCCATTCTCTACACAAACACGCAACTGTTTTAAAGCAGCACACAACCAATGAAACACGCCTTTAAAGCAGACCCTGTGGTCTTTGATAATGCGttttacaaagaaacaaatTTGTATGAATTAATTCTGAAAGACATGGGAAAACAATTAGTTTTCCTAGTCACAATTAGGCGATTCTGAAAAAACAGAAGCTATGAATTCCCCAGAAATCTTCAGTCATTAAAAGTAATTCATAAGCACGCTACATTTGTCCCTTACACAGCTGTAACTTTTATTGTTAGaaaaagctgtcagataaaaaTTAAAATCATCCAATCAGCAAATTTCCTCTGTCCTGATATACTGTACGTTTTCCTCCATTCTCTAATAGTGAGTAACAATATGAAGATAggatatttaatataaaatcaaaaCCGTGCCTGAAAGATTAAGCGGAGAGAGATACTGACAGAATTAACTTCTTTCTTAAAAGCAGATTAACCTTTTCCTGGCAGGCCTTACCCTGAGAGAGGATTGAGATATTCTTATTTGTGCTACTTTCCATTTAGAGTCTCCACAAAATCTCAGTTACAGTGGATGATATAATgaaagcctgtttttttttttttgtaaaattgttgtaaaaagtcaaattttGCAGTGACAAGTTTCACTAAGCTTGAACAGACATAATGAAGCTGCTTGGGTTTGACCAAACTGgctgttcttttttaatttagtcaCATGCCAAATTgacaaaagaacaacatttataaAGCCATACAATATCTTATGCATTACAATCTGTAAAGCAATTATTATCTGCAGTGTTATCATTTAACCTTCTGCAGAATGTGACATGTGAATTGAAATGTACAGTTATAGTAGGTCACTGCCAACGAAATAAACAAGAGCACATTATGAcaaaagatattaaaaaaaatgtgccacaacaaatattaaatgtagCTGTTGATTATTAGTGAAATTCAACTTTATCTTCACATAGTTTTACTGAAGCAGAAACAAACTAAGGGAGATAGCTGCTGCAAAGAACCAAATGTTACACAGCAACTAACTGTTATTATTAACTTTGCTAATATGTAAATATAGCATTTGTTAAAGGGTGAAATACATAAATCAATATAGAGTTGAGGACATTTTTATCTCTTATGTCTTGCACCACAAACGAAAAAAACGTTATGGCCAgggaattacatttatttattttgtggttttactGGAAAGCttatttttattcctttaaacCAGGTGatgataaagaaaacaaaaaaatcctttgtatgaaagagaaaacattgaACAAAACTTgactgttaaataaaaacatttactttaaattgtTTAGTCATGATAAAACAGCATATCTTACCTTTCTGTGAACCTTTGGGGTCTTTAAGCTCTTTCTGTGCCTCTTCGATTTTATCTGTAAGACAAGAAGAGAAACCATTTTCAGCACAGATGCACACAGACTCTCGCTGCACAGCGAAGGCAGTGCAGAATGTAACCAATGATACTGGGGATGCTTTCCACAAGACTGTAGCAGGGTGAAGGTCtctcaaatgaaaaacagata harbors:
- the hivep1 gene encoding zinc finger protein 40 isoform X1; the protein is MPRTKQNNPKNLKDKIEEAQKELKDPKGSQKGISESSRRNADNIKGLKRKKVVAENRLEKIPKSPVKKPLQLKTPETALHGASSKETKPSSCCSSSNSPSHNPSALPGGNKDPQYAQPVAASLHKGSSSTDIERLKLEETSSRPSSLELVDGEGSSLIKVSQSKDSTSRNPSFEGDPYHSSASLDVLLQAMEPDFSTLAERKSSLQVTAIEKSASILNSQYSGDLTTMPAVNVAVQSQPSHMQTYYIDKQGNFIGIAAQIQGNVQTSTQGTPMQSSPLTTPHFMPVASNPEKPSLHMSFNTGPSTITHAPVPSGCNALPQSQPPVVHTCQSLSATVPSTIQVPVTPGSNQIQMTTVMNFGADQVSKDQKPKKPGKYVCEYCSRACAKPSVLLKHIRSHTGERPYPCVTCGFSFKTKSNLYKHKKSHAHAIKLGLIARSESGGGSLSQESDKALGTHSEAEDSGDSDEDGSTADLDPDSSQSSVAALSENSLQSAGTTQASHGEEDSSALFESIKPTSSQRDHEPKVTAPLPKVVVYPVNVSPLRADSPRVTCAAPEQAASQRQREFQTANMRSSITVLSSLKEVDGTNLSLDIVSEDEDHQCKSPLLGGHAQLQRQQATEFSQQQQIKCLLSPRSLGSTDSGYFSRSESADQAMSPPSPFVKISPPVDIDIAKNTLPNVPPVVATVMHLASDQKPHATEGQMRPPLEVRALSLEERISKLISDNEAVVDNKQLDSVKPRRTSLSRRGSIDSPKSYIFKDSFQFDLKPMGRRSSSSSDIPKSPFTPTDKSKPVFLLSVPSQYPPMDCLPITRSNSMPTTPGHSALPLNVAPLPHPLRICQSFDDKISSYSDDVFSSAPSTPNQAIHSRTLVRQAAVEDFSTSEGHGLPTVRSMDEGYHGQSSSIELMQRSRSFEHSQDRNRKPQQNKGTMYECETCRNRYRKLENFETHKKFYCSELHGPKNKPIPVKEADQDVFHGNIMQPIVPRSTSGSGMLDQQTSIRKRRKMKSVGDEDDQSPTDTNPPCSVSFELPSALTSQTFSQHAVIDIQPKNNQSKLHQIQLIARGINASDSRLSPIRETQIITSTKGELHRQGSGTSVIRHTNSLSRPNSFETESIDRASPVDIEKDPLNKHKTDSTANVSSDGYHDKMSHSKSVDYGKQMKEQCTDAAVEAVGENSAPVHQSRLVRQNNIQVPEILVTEEPDRDHDTQTTEPADKPQDQFSWPQRSESLSKVPAEKLPPKKKRIRLAQMEHSSGESSFESSLSRSLSRDSSLSRCSSISASFERDEPSRSESPSRGECVSKITEPSQCLPTAFNTLGVPGMRRAASEQITCTQPSVEISCDYRSKSFDCGNVSPSRSLSPAGQPKSGQVSQVTQVPLIERRRGPLVRQMSLKIGPESQQPVRKAVIPLDKPPITNVSSLTQNRPQQIHIANRRIMAQPFILHPREAPLQKNEQVVQSIHLGSPNQQPQVHGLPHPWHQTSRVQVCHKLQQPLSQILICRENVPNKPPDSEEKKSFVPKYQLQCPSLRASQTFPFSSTQGTALPVLTIPIANPILSITKSSDVLQNVYIGQPTQQASEIKTQTVVLSVEQHRASFDQTHACAIPLPQILITHEQMYHPPSLSNKNCLSSTHSVENDTRAVTTAKKDASKTQILSTHKNAGERAPSLGSLHCTQKLASVTLCPQQEPTASSKRMLSPANSLDIYMEKHQKRAKDEHGVACLTDGRSVNYLNSKMSEVTRQRKLTLVRQVCTTEPVDSPIETEAPPLPQDNTDGEKDSQATDDVKPMSPDSVGLNKDTTAVIHEEAGPALNPTTGGQGTSIPAYNTLKLQEKAEEQRWTPSKSLIRPSSFHGGQVKLTTSVSVVNTKDSHRLSFPSLKTATTFTWCFLMKRKPLHVPQTDLKTSAYAVWTVSPNNHNPLGLPTKVVMSLFDSKQTSKKIHYTSAIKTSGKSDILSYSTKLKDVMPRVPITQKSLSVETRCKVLPETQASNESEKEAASKTEPRRIKIFDGGYKSNEEYIYVRGRGRGKYICEECGIRCKKPSMLRKHIRTHSDVRPYHCVHCNFSFKTKGNLTKHMKSKAHSKKCIEMGVPAGLIEDQDAEDSAGDRSQVSSADRQDSDGDDSDGPDDEDNDDNEEEEDDSQAESGLSTNPSVSASPQHIPSKEAEVPPSNLLAQMSISSISLSFSQPPAPESNTTTDSVPMMSPVSLSKQISISGSCCISMPLPYSPPPVAITSDSYTSDTDSVHMMSPVSPCRQMSVDYPDFDVPPSPPVPSKGSKIGQDISSAPPAVASESGIPVDRGTQTSSYGSQGLMHFPPQGLSQTYGTETQTHLFSHLPLHSQQPSRSSYSMVPVGGIQLVPAGLAAYSTFVPIQASPVQLTIPAVSVIHRNTSPLPAPNISPRPEGQSTQPLVVQEPISSVLPCFPLGQVTGLQAQTIQPVGLETLNLMGLTNAGLASTQLMSQQGLTLNATLGLQVLTANPTSQSSTGPQTHVPGLQIVNIALPALIPSLSPLSTLSPHPGLSDRQGSPEAPGEQPSQSERSCIRASQPQGSRAELTQTDERHERDKSPRHQRSPAPQTRGDGGKESTVDGASDPAPPRPPPVTSWQKVIDDYNEVSSDDEDRLVIAT